The following coding sequences lie in one Desmodus rotundus isolate HL8 chromosome 1, HLdesRot8A.1, whole genome shotgun sequence genomic window:
- the TRAF2 gene encoding TNF receptor-associated factor 2 isoform X2 yields MKLGQVEAFPDNAARREVESLPAICPSEGCTWKGTLKEYESCHEGHCPFLLTECPACRGLVRLGEKERHAEQECPERSPSCRHCRAPCGGAGMKAHHEVCPKFPLTCDGCSGKVPREKFQDHVRGCGECLAPCRFRDVGCPAVVEGEKQQEHEGQWLREHLAMLLRVVEARHPSQSQGRGQEAGVLGPGLELPAAAELLRRCEALERKTATFENIVCVLNREVERVAMTAEACGRQHRLDQDRIEALSNKVQQLERSIGLKDLAMADLEQKVHEMEASTFDGVFIWKISDFARKRQEAVAGRIPAIFSPAFYTSRYGYKMCLRLYLNGDGTGRGTHLSLFFVVMKGPNDALLRWPFNQKVTLMLLDQDNREHVIDAFKPDVTSSSFQRPVGDMNIASGCPLFCPVSKMEAKNSYVRDDAVFIKAIVDLTGL; encoded by the exons AGCTGCCACGAAGGACACTGCCCGTTCCTGTTGACCGAGTGCCCGGCGTGCAGAGGCCTGGTGCGCCTCGGCGAGAAGGAGCGGCACGCGGAGCAGGAGTGCCCGGAGAGGAGCCCCAGCTGCCGGCACTGCAGGGCCCCCTGCGGCGGGGCTGGCATGAAG GCGCATCACGAGGTCTGCCCCAAGTTCCCCCTGACGTGTGACGGCTGCAGCGGGAAGGTCCCTCGCGAGAAA TTTCAGGACCATGTCAGGGGGTGCGGCGAGTGCCTGGCACCCTGTCGGTTCCGTGACGTCGGCTGCCCCGCAGTG GTGGAGGGCGAGAAGCAGCAGGAGCACGAAGGCCAGTGGCTCCGCGAGCACCTGGCCATGCTGCTGCGTGTCGTGGAGGCCAGGCACCCGTCCCAGAGCCAGGGGCGTGGCCAGGAGGCTGGCGTGCTGGGCCCGGGCCTGGAGCTCCCTGCGGCAGCAGAGCTCCTGCGCAGGTGTGAGGCCCTGGAGAGGAAGACGGCCACCTTTGAGAACATTGTCTGTGTCCTGAACCGGGAGGTGGAGAGGGTGGCCATGACTGCCGAGGCCTGTGGCCGGCAGCACCGGCTGGACCAGGACCGGATAGAAGCCCTGAGTAACAAG GTGCAGCAGCTGGAAAGGAGCATCGGCCTGAAGGACCTGGCAATGGCGGACCTGGAGCAGAAGGTCCACGAGATGGAGGCATCCACCTTCGATGGGGTGTTCATCTGGAAGATTTCGGACTTCGCCAGGAAGCGCCAGGAGGCCGTGGCAGGCCGCATACCTGCCATCTTCTCCCCAG ccttctaCACCAGCAGGTATGGATACAAGATGTGTCTGCGTTTGTACCTGAATGGGGACGGCACAGGGCGGGGCACACACCTGTCGCTCTTCTTTGTGGTGATGAAGGGCCCCAATGACGCCCTCCTGCGCTGGCCCTTCAACCAGAAG GTGACCCTGATGCTGCTTGACCAGGACAACAGAGAGCACGTGATCGACGCCTTCAAACCCGACGTGACCTCGTCCTCCTTCCAGAGGCCCGTCGGCGACATGAACATTGCGAGCGGCTGCCCCCTCTTCTGCCCTGTCTCCAAGATGGAGGCCAAGAATTCCTACGTGCGCGATGACGCTGTCTTCATCAAGGCCATCGTGGATCTGACGGGGCTCTAG
- the FBXW5 gene encoding F-box/WD repeat-containing protein 5 isoform X2 gives MPRGSWRRPGGSIIETRRAEAARGPREGAGARAAQPGGGGRDSLVYQIFLSLGPADVLAAGLVCRQWQAVSRDEFLWREQFYRYYQVARDVPRHPAATSWYEEFRRLYDTVPCVEVQTLREHTDQVLHLSFSHSGYQFASCSKDCTVKIWNNDLLISLLHSADMRPYNWSYTQFSQFNQDDSLLLASGVFLGPHNASSGEIVVISLDNFTLLSRVRNKPYDVFGCWLTETSLISGNLHRIGDITSCSVLWLNNAFQDVESENVNVVKRLFKIQNLNASTIRTVMVADCSRFDSPDLLLDAGAAPGCVFDLGGDDEHDEAAGPAPVRAKEGLRRLLDGLLDGQTQPQLAECALETKVAELLAQGRTKPPECSAASALDKLLIFTTGCLTYSPHQIGIKHILPHQMTTAGPVLGEGRGSDAFFDALDHVIDVRGHIIGMGLSPDNRYLYVNSRAWPSGSVVADPMQPPPIAEEIDLLVFDLKTMREVKRALRAHRAYTPNDECFFIFLDVSRDFVASGAEDRHGYIWDRHYNICLAKLRHQDVVNSVVFSPQEQELLLTASDDATIKAWRSPRTVRIHQAPRPRSFLSWFASQRR, from the exons ATGCCTCGGGGCTCGTGGCGGCGGCCTGGCGGCTCCATCATAGAGACGCGGCGGGCGGAAGCGGCCCGTGGGCCGAGGGAGGGTGCCGGGGCGAGGGCAGCGCAGCCGGGCGGAGGCGGCCGTG ACAGCTTGGTCTACCAGATCTTCCTGAGCTTGGGCCCTGCGGACGTGCTGGCCGCGGGGCTGGTGTGCCGCCAGTGGCAGGCCGTTTCCCGGGACGAGTTCCTCTGGAGGGAGCAGTTCTACCGCTACTACCAGGTGGCCCGCGACGTGCCCCGACACCCAG CGGCCACGTCCTGGTACGAGGAGTTCCGGCGGCTCTACGACACCGTGCCCTGTGTGGAGGTGCAGACGCTCAGGGAGCATACTGACCAGGTGCTGCACCTCAGCTTCTCCCACTCCGGCTACCAGTTTGCCTCCTGCTCCAAGGACTGCACCGTGAAG ATCTGGAACAACGACCTGCTCATCTCGCTGCTGCACAGTGCGGACATGCGACCCTACAACTGGAGCTACACCCAGTTCTCCCAGTTCAACCAGGACGACTCGCTGCTGCTGGCCTCGGGGGTGTTCCTGGGGCCCCACAACGCCTCCTCTGGCGAGATCGTGGTCATCAGCCTAG ACAACTTCACGCTGCTGTCCCGCGTCCGCAACAAGCCTTACGACGTGTTTGGCTGCTGGCTCACAGAGACCAGCCTGATCTCGGGGAACCTGCACCGCATCGGAGACATCACCTCCTGCTCAGTGCTCTGGCTCAACAACGCCTTCCAG gacGTGGAGTCTGAGAACGTCAACGTGGTGAAGCGGCTCTTTAAAATCCAGAACCTCAACGCCAGCACCATCCGCACTGTGATGGTGGCAGACTGCAGTCGCTTCGACAGTCCCGACCTCCTGTTAGACGCCGGCGCAGCCCCTGGCTGCGTCTTTGACCTGGGTGGTGATGATGAGCACGACGAGGCAGCTGGCCCGGCCCCAGTGCGGGCCAAGGAGGGCTTGCGGCGCCTCCTGGACGGGCTCCTGGATGGGCAGACGCAGCCGCAGCTGGCGGAGTGTGCACTGGAGACCAAGGTAGCAGAGCTGCTGGCCCAGGGCCGCACCAAGCCCCCCGAGTGCAGTGCGGCCAGCGCCCTGGACAAGCTCCTCATCTTCACCACGGGCTGCCTCACCTACTCGCCTCACCAGATTG GCATCAAGCACATCCTGCCGCACCAGATGACCACAGCCGGGCCAGTGCTGGGTGAGGGGCGGGGCTCGGACGCCTTCTTCGACGCCCTGGACCACGTGATCGACGTGCGGGGACACATCATCGGCATGGGCTTGTCCCCCGACAACAG GTACCTGTATGTGAACAGCCGCGCCTGGCCCAGCGGCTCAGTGGTGGCCGACCCCATGCAGCCACCACCCATCGCCGAGGAGATCGACCTGCTGGTGTTCGACCTGAAGACCATGCGGGAGGTGAAGCGGGCCCTGCGTGCACACCGCGCCTACACGCCGAACGACGAGTGCTTCTTCATCTTCCTGGACGTCAGCAGGGACTTCGTGGCCAG CGGCGCCGAGGACCGGCACGGCTACATCTGGGACCGCCACTACAACATCTGTCTGGCCAAGCTGCGGCACCAGGATGTGGTCAACTCAGTGGTCTTCAGCCCCCAGGAGCAGGAGCTCTTGCTGACAGCCAGTGACGACGCCACCATCAAAGCTTGGCGCTCGCCCCGCACCGTGCGCATCCACCAGGCCCCGCGCCCGCGCAGCTTCCTCTCCTGGTTTGCCAGCCAGAGGCGCTGA
- the FBXW5 gene encoding F-box/WD repeat-containing protein 5 isoform X1: MPRGSWRRPGGSIIETRRAEAARGPREGAGARAAQPGGGGRGPPGQNVTMDEGDVPLLPDSLVYQIFLSLGPADVLAAGLVCRQWQAVSRDEFLWREQFYRYYQVARDVPRHPAATSWYEEFRRLYDTVPCVEVQTLREHTDQVLHLSFSHSGYQFASCSKDCTVKIWNNDLLISLLHSADMRPYNWSYTQFSQFNQDDSLLLASGVFLGPHNASSGEIVVISLDNFTLLSRVRNKPYDVFGCWLTETSLISGNLHRIGDITSCSVLWLNNAFQDVESENVNVVKRLFKIQNLNASTIRTVMVADCSRFDSPDLLLDAGAAPGCVFDLGGDDEHDEAAGPAPVRAKEGLRRLLDGLLDGQTQPQLAECALETKVAELLAQGRTKPPECSAASALDKLLIFTTGCLTYSPHQIGIKHILPHQMTTAGPVLGEGRGSDAFFDALDHVIDVRGHIIGMGLSPDNRYLYVNSRAWPSGSVVADPMQPPPIAEEIDLLVFDLKTMREVKRALRAHRAYTPNDECFFIFLDVSRDFVASGAEDRHGYIWDRHYNICLAKLRHQDVVNSVVFSPQEQELLLTASDDATIKAWRSPRTVRIHQAPRPRSFLSWFASQRR; encoded by the exons ATGCCTCGGGGCTCGTGGCGGCGGCCTGGCGGCTCCATCATAGAGACGCGGCGGGCGGAAGCGGCCCGTGGGCCGAGGGAGGGTGCCGGGGCGAGGGCAGCGCAGCCGGGCGGAGGCGGCCGTG GGCCGCCTGGGCAGAATGTCACGATGGATGAGGGGGATGTGCCCCTGCTTCCAGACAGCTTGGTCTACCAGATCTTCCTGAGCTTGGGCCCTGCGGACGTGCTGGCCGCGGGGCTGGTGTGCCGCCAGTGGCAGGCCGTTTCCCGGGACGAGTTCCTCTGGAGGGAGCAGTTCTACCGCTACTACCAGGTGGCCCGCGACGTGCCCCGACACCCAG CGGCCACGTCCTGGTACGAGGAGTTCCGGCGGCTCTACGACACCGTGCCCTGTGTGGAGGTGCAGACGCTCAGGGAGCATACTGACCAGGTGCTGCACCTCAGCTTCTCCCACTCCGGCTACCAGTTTGCCTCCTGCTCCAAGGACTGCACCGTGAAG ATCTGGAACAACGACCTGCTCATCTCGCTGCTGCACAGTGCGGACATGCGACCCTACAACTGGAGCTACACCCAGTTCTCCCAGTTCAACCAGGACGACTCGCTGCTGCTGGCCTCGGGGGTGTTCCTGGGGCCCCACAACGCCTCCTCTGGCGAGATCGTGGTCATCAGCCTAG ACAACTTCACGCTGCTGTCCCGCGTCCGCAACAAGCCTTACGACGTGTTTGGCTGCTGGCTCACAGAGACCAGCCTGATCTCGGGGAACCTGCACCGCATCGGAGACATCACCTCCTGCTCAGTGCTCTGGCTCAACAACGCCTTCCAG gacGTGGAGTCTGAGAACGTCAACGTGGTGAAGCGGCTCTTTAAAATCCAGAACCTCAACGCCAGCACCATCCGCACTGTGATGGTGGCAGACTGCAGTCGCTTCGACAGTCCCGACCTCCTGTTAGACGCCGGCGCAGCCCCTGGCTGCGTCTTTGACCTGGGTGGTGATGATGAGCACGACGAGGCAGCTGGCCCGGCCCCAGTGCGGGCCAAGGAGGGCTTGCGGCGCCTCCTGGACGGGCTCCTGGATGGGCAGACGCAGCCGCAGCTGGCGGAGTGTGCACTGGAGACCAAGGTAGCAGAGCTGCTGGCCCAGGGCCGCACCAAGCCCCCCGAGTGCAGTGCGGCCAGCGCCCTGGACAAGCTCCTCATCTTCACCACGGGCTGCCTCACCTACTCGCCTCACCAGATTG GCATCAAGCACATCCTGCCGCACCAGATGACCACAGCCGGGCCAGTGCTGGGTGAGGGGCGGGGCTCGGACGCCTTCTTCGACGCCCTGGACCACGTGATCGACGTGCGGGGACACATCATCGGCATGGGCTTGTCCCCCGACAACAG GTACCTGTATGTGAACAGCCGCGCCTGGCCCAGCGGCTCAGTGGTGGCCGACCCCATGCAGCCACCACCCATCGCCGAGGAGATCGACCTGCTGGTGTTCGACCTGAAGACCATGCGGGAGGTGAAGCGGGCCCTGCGTGCACACCGCGCCTACACGCCGAACGACGAGTGCTTCTTCATCTTCCTGGACGTCAGCAGGGACTTCGTGGCCAG CGGCGCCGAGGACCGGCACGGCTACATCTGGGACCGCCACTACAACATCTGTCTGGCCAAGCTGCGGCACCAGGATGTGGTCAACTCAGTGGTCTTCAGCCCCCAGGAGCAGGAGCTCTTGCTGACAGCCAGTGACGACGCCACCATCAAAGCTTGGCGCTCGCCCCGCACCGTGCGCATCCACCAGGCCCCGCGCCCGCGCAGCTTCCTCTCCTGGTTTGCCAGCCAGAGGCGCTGA
- the FBXW5 gene encoding F-box/WD repeat-containing protein 5 isoform X3, whose product MDEGDVPLLPDSLVYQIFLSLGPADVLAAGLVCRQWQAVSRDEFLWREQFYRYYQVARDVPRHPAATSWYEEFRRLYDTVPCVEVQTLREHTDQVLHLSFSHSGYQFASCSKDCTVKIWNNDLLISLLHSADMRPYNWSYTQFSQFNQDDSLLLASGVFLGPHNASSGEIVVISLDNFTLLSRVRNKPYDVFGCWLTETSLISGNLHRIGDITSCSVLWLNNAFQDVESENVNVVKRLFKIQNLNASTIRTVMVADCSRFDSPDLLLDAGAAPGCVFDLGGDDEHDEAAGPAPVRAKEGLRRLLDGLLDGQTQPQLAECALETKVAELLAQGRTKPPECSAASALDKLLIFTTGCLTYSPHQIGIKHILPHQMTTAGPVLGEGRGSDAFFDALDHVIDVRGHIIGMGLSPDNRYLYVNSRAWPSGSVVADPMQPPPIAEEIDLLVFDLKTMREVKRALRAHRAYTPNDECFFIFLDVSRDFVASGAEDRHGYIWDRHYNICLAKLRHQDVVNSVVFSPQEQELLLTASDDATIKAWRSPRTVRIHQAPRPRSFLSWFASQRR is encoded by the exons ATGGATGAGGGGGATGTGCCCCTGCTTCCAGACAGCTTGGTCTACCAGATCTTCCTGAGCTTGGGCCCTGCGGACGTGCTGGCCGCGGGGCTGGTGTGCCGCCAGTGGCAGGCCGTTTCCCGGGACGAGTTCCTCTGGAGGGAGCAGTTCTACCGCTACTACCAGGTGGCCCGCGACGTGCCCCGACACCCAG CGGCCACGTCCTGGTACGAGGAGTTCCGGCGGCTCTACGACACCGTGCCCTGTGTGGAGGTGCAGACGCTCAGGGAGCATACTGACCAGGTGCTGCACCTCAGCTTCTCCCACTCCGGCTACCAGTTTGCCTCCTGCTCCAAGGACTGCACCGTGAAG ATCTGGAACAACGACCTGCTCATCTCGCTGCTGCACAGTGCGGACATGCGACCCTACAACTGGAGCTACACCCAGTTCTCCCAGTTCAACCAGGACGACTCGCTGCTGCTGGCCTCGGGGGTGTTCCTGGGGCCCCACAACGCCTCCTCTGGCGAGATCGTGGTCATCAGCCTAG ACAACTTCACGCTGCTGTCCCGCGTCCGCAACAAGCCTTACGACGTGTTTGGCTGCTGGCTCACAGAGACCAGCCTGATCTCGGGGAACCTGCACCGCATCGGAGACATCACCTCCTGCTCAGTGCTCTGGCTCAACAACGCCTTCCAG gacGTGGAGTCTGAGAACGTCAACGTGGTGAAGCGGCTCTTTAAAATCCAGAACCTCAACGCCAGCACCATCCGCACTGTGATGGTGGCAGACTGCAGTCGCTTCGACAGTCCCGACCTCCTGTTAGACGCCGGCGCAGCCCCTGGCTGCGTCTTTGACCTGGGTGGTGATGATGAGCACGACGAGGCAGCTGGCCCGGCCCCAGTGCGGGCCAAGGAGGGCTTGCGGCGCCTCCTGGACGGGCTCCTGGATGGGCAGACGCAGCCGCAGCTGGCGGAGTGTGCACTGGAGACCAAGGTAGCAGAGCTGCTGGCCCAGGGCCGCACCAAGCCCCCCGAGTGCAGTGCGGCCAGCGCCCTGGACAAGCTCCTCATCTTCACCACGGGCTGCCTCACCTACTCGCCTCACCAGATTG GCATCAAGCACATCCTGCCGCACCAGATGACCACAGCCGGGCCAGTGCTGGGTGAGGGGCGGGGCTCGGACGCCTTCTTCGACGCCCTGGACCACGTGATCGACGTGCGGGGACACATCATCGGCATGGGCTTGTCCCCCGACAACAG GTACCTGTATGTGAACAGCCGCGCCTGGCCCAGCGGCTCAGTGGTGGCCGACCCCATGCAGCCACCACCCATCGCCGAGGAGATCGACCTGCTGGTGTTCGACCTGAAGACCATGCGGGAGGTGAAGCGGGCCCTGCGTGCACACCGCGCCTACACGCCGAACGACGAGTGCTTCTTCATCTTCCTGGACGTCAGCAGGGACTTCGTGGCCAG CGGCGCCGAGGACCGGCACGGCTACATCTGGGACCGCCACTACAACATCTGTCTGGCCAAGCTGCGGCACCAGGATGTGGTCAACTCAGTGGTCTTCAGCCCCCAGGAGCAGGAGCTCTTGCTGACAGCCAGTGACGACGCCACCATCAAAGCTTGGCGCTCGCCCCGCACCGTGCGCATCCACCAGGCCCCGCGCCCGCGCAGCTTCCTCTCCTGGTTTGCCAGCCAGAGGCGCTGA